The Anastrepha ludens isolate Willacy chromosome 2, idAnaLude1.1, whole genome shotgun sequence DNA window TCCGTCGGCGATTTCAATTTGGCCGGTTAGAgggttaataaaatttattaaacatttcATTAGAATTATGTTAAAAAACCTCTTTTCTTTGCTGTCGTCCATTGTGTTTAGTTGTTACTTTGACGTCTCTCCCTagatttgttttaatatttatcgATAACGAAGAAAAGACAGGGTTAAACActgttattgcttattttaaaatataatatcgcATTCATATTGCTGCCAACATTTTTTGTAACCAGTAGACGTcctttacggatttcctccaattGTCTATTAGTAGCAAAAAATTGCACAATAAGTTTatctattccttctccttgtatttttttttcatattgttaGTAATAGTTAAACAAgccaaaaacaccaaaatatttcatcaatataatttctatgaagaaaaacctttcacaacggTACTGACAACTGATtgccaattttgcaggtaatctggcATATGTGGACGgttagattaattttgtggatttattagTAATTACTGTATGGTCTACAATATAAAAGAAACCAGGGTTGCGCGAAAAAAGTTGAACTACTGAAAATTCGCTGCCGACGAACTttgttgaaagttttttttcaccatTCAATTAAAAGTTGTTTGACAATTTAATCTATGTTAACAGccttttaaatatcaaaaaaagtagtACAGTGCATAAATCTCCGAAATGAATGCATACGACCAAAACACAAAAGTTAAGAGAAGAATTTTCAGACAAGTAATTTATCGACTAAGTAGTAGAGAATAACAGTAGGTTAagttaaaaagaataaaaataagaaaaaaaactctttatttcaaacaattataaaaattttattgtatcgcAAGACCATTTTCAAGTAcatattaacaaattttcttgcAAATTGTAGGAAGAGTTATCGATTTCGAACTCACTCGGAAAATAACCAATATTCAAAACAGCTGTTTGTCACTAGAGGCTCGAACGCcagtaaaaagtagaaaattttgctattttaaaccACGCTAGTGGAGGTTAGGGATGACACCGTTTCCAAAAAATCGTGTTTCGAGGAATCGCGGTTCTTTGTCagaaattaaaatgttaaaaaaaaataatgttttaatatgtACTTATTATATGAGggtagaaaatttttgtttctttttttaaattttgcaaaccaCTCTTCTTAACCATAATATTCACCATCAACTTTGCTTAGCACAAATAAGTTTAGTAGTAACTTTGAAGTTTTTAGCatttcattaatattatttCGTGCCTCGAAGATATACAACATAATTATTTAATCCTGTTacggaaaaaaattatgcacaaattaaaaaaaaaaacggttttgAGAAACACCAATCTCTTGTTATATTTCCTAATGAGTTTTCTTTTATGGCATAAGCAGCTTTAAATATCTGTATTTAGTTCTTAGCctaaaaaaacatatacattactattattttaaatattatgatATCTCTAAAATTATACAATTCATTAAATCACTCAGTTTCCCCTTGGTATATCGATACATGTTATCGTATAATGACATAAACTGTGTAGGCACCTTAAAATTTGTACTGCATACACCCTTGCCCATGCCTTCAGTTATTGTACAGCTGCACATTGTCTTAGCTACCCAGCACCAGGTAGCGCTACTATAATTCGTAGGCAGCAAGtgtcaaattaataaaaacaacagcGCCGGCGCGGTAGATACAATAGTCGGttaataattcaatttattcaaaatactctCATTTAAAGTGCAAAATATGTACTGAAAGGACTGTGATAAATATATAGATCAACAACAATGAGTTTATTTCAAGGAGGGGAAAGTATCCAAGTAAACACAAGTATTGATCGTGCTGCCGAAGAGGAGGCATTAGCAGATCAAAGGCGCCACAAGGAAGAGGTTTGTACAGACATTTCTTGCAAAAATTCAGTTCCATATTCGGTTAGCGATACTAATTAGGAAATTGTTTTCAGCTGTGTAATTTGTTGCAAAATGCCTTTGATGATTTGGAGGCTGACGAGACCACCGTTGATTCAACTACTAATTTTCAAACGCATCTGAGTGATGAACATCCGCCACAACCAACGCATGGGATTCATCAGATgccaacaaacaacaaacatcCAACACATTTGCCGCCAGTCGCTTTCGAGGCGGAAATACACCGATTGAAAATGTTGCTTGAGTCACAAACACGTGAATCGGAACATTTTAAGAAGTTGGCCAGCGAGGAGCAAAATAAACGTGATGAACTGCAAAAGCGCTTGTGTATAGCTGAAGCAGAGTTGGATCGCGCATTGGCAAGTAAGAAGAGCACACACGAGTTGCTGGTAGAGTGCAAAGAGAAATGTTCGAACCTGgaaaataatataagtaaattGCGTGAGGAGAAGAAATTCTTGGAGAACGAACATAATATAGTGTTGGGCAAGTTGGAAACAGCACAAATGCTTCTGGGTGATGTGCAGGCAAAGTATGATATGGTAGAGCGGAATCTAGGTAAAAATAGTCAACGCAATGCGGAGCTTCAACGGAAACATATGCAAGAACGACATCGCGCAGAAATTGAAGTTATGCAACAGCAAATGGAGCAATTGTCCTGCAAGTTTGACAGGAAAGTTAGTGAGCTGGAAAGTATGCATGCGCGCTATCAAGCATTACAAAGTAGTCACGAAAATATGTTGGTGGAGAAGGCcagcaaaataaatgatttaaatAATGCATTGTCTGAGGCGCAGCGGACGTGTGAAGAATTTAGGGCACGTCATGATTATCAACAGGTAGATTTGgaaattacaaacattttaattagcaaattattactttttacatttttaggaaaatatgcGTTTGCAAAAGTTTATTGCCAGTTTACAAGAGCAAATTAAAAGTATGGAAAAAACTATAGCTTCACTAAATGAGCGTTTGGAGTATACTACTGCTGAACTGGATGTGATGGATAGTGTGCTGCACCATCATAATCTTGAAGATACGCCAAGCCGACTCAGTCAGACACAGGGTAAAGTTGTCGGTAGTACGCCTTTGACTACCACCGACCGTTTGGGCAGCCTTAAAGAAGAACTATATCGTGCATTGGCAAACATAAAAGGCAAGCGAGAGGAAATCCGACGTCTGCAGCAAAGCCTCGATGAAAAGACTACCGAAAACCGAGCGCTGAGAGAGGAAGAGAATAAGGCGCTGGTGCAAATTACAACGCTTAAAGAAACAAATGCGCGACTGGAGAACCGGCTTAAGCTTCTTGAACAAGAGTACGAGGAGTTGCAACACAAATCAATGGCCAATTTAAATAACACCAGCCACAGAGCAGATATTGAGGCGTTGCAACAACAATTGAAAACCGAGAAACAAGCACTTCGCGAACAGTGCGAACGTTTGGAAACGGAGTGTAAAAATCACGAGATAGAGCGTAAAAAGTTGGATTTGCAGTTGCGTAATGTTGAAGTGGATTTGGAGGAGCTAAAGCAAGAACATGAAAGCATGAAAATGAATTATGAGCAAATTATGAAAGAGAATCAGAATTTGCGCAGCCGCACAACGGCGGATAAAATGCGTTTGGATTTAGAAAAGCACAAATTTCTGCTAAAAGATGCACAGGCCGAATGTGATCGCTTGAAAAATCTCTATATTGAGATTTCAAATGCTAAGGAGGCGTTGAGGTATGAGGTGGACAAATTACGCCATACGGATAACATGAAAGAGCTGCAAGAGCAACGCGAGAAGGTAGCAAATCTACAGCGAGCACTGCAACTGGCCGAAGTGAAATCTTCCGAATTAGCGAAGATACTTGAAACTGAAAAAGTGTGTCATGAGCGCGATGTGAAGGAGTTGAAGGAGCGTTTCGAAAAAGAAAAGGCCGCAAACTTCCAAGCAGCAAAGGCAGACAACTCGAACAACTGCAGCAAATGCATTGATTACATGTCTGAAATAACGAAAGTaagcaaaatattaaacaataatgttatatacatttttgaatgtttttttttgtagtttgaaATACAAAATCTTAAGTTAAGCAACATTAATTCCATTAACAAAAAGGAAATCGATGATCTCACACAACAATTGAATGAGTCCAAAGCTATAATTGCCGAgttaaatgaaaaactaaagCTCACCGAACAGCAAGAGGCACTCATAGGTGAGCTCAAAACCAAAGCAGCACGCTTCGAGGAATACGTAAAGAGTCAAAGCAGCGCGTCTGAACCGTCACCACGAAAACAAACATCTAGCGATGAAAAGGGTGTCAATACGGAAGAATGCAAACGCCTACCCAGTAACGAGGTAAAACAAATTGAATCACGTATACGTGATGAAATGGCTAAGCTGTTTGCTAGCGAAATAAAGCGtttccaaataaaaatgcaCCAAACTGAAGAGAAAAATCTTTGCCTGCAACGCGAATACCAACTTACGACTAACGATTTGCAGCAAAGTCAAACCGAAGTGGAGTTGCTGAAGCAAGCCATTTTGGCGGAGCGCGAACATGTAGAGGAAATACTGAAGCAGAAGGATGCGGCAGCACACGAAATGATTGAAAAACAAACAGCAATATTACATAAATGTCGCGAGGAACTATTGGCAAAGAATCAGCGTGTAGGACAATTGTCCAAGGAGCTGGAAGAGCGCCAAGTGCAAATTGAAGCTGAGCGGAAATCTATGAAAGCGGTGATGAGCCAATGGGAAGAGCAACGTAAACATGCAGATGCTATTGAGAGTGAATGGAAAGATAAAGTGGAGTCGTTGGCGCGTACGCATGAGAAAGCTTTGGCAGCGTGGCAAAAGAAATACAACTCGGCCAAGCATACGGCGGCGAATTACAAGGTAATTTAGATTTAAcaacaaagcaaaataaatatatatgtatatataattgacgcttaaactctttttgggtgtttagccgagttccttctcctatttgtggtgtgcatcttgatgttgttccacaaatggggggatctacagttttaagtcgatttcgaacggtttgcttttttttgtttttgtggatgAGGTAGAGTTCAAAACGCACTTACAGCATGTACTGGTGAGTGTTCGTCAAGTGATGTGGCCATTAAAACAATCCCTCTTTTTGGGACTACTTTctacattacttcgggagggcacagaacggcatccataaaggaccacgtctgggtccaccgtatttgtagccagctttcatacTATAAGCTGGTCTTCTTGTGTCTTTAtttgtgcggcttcgctttgttgtactgtgtcgaggtctatcttttttccgtagtacgtcttcgatgtatctctttaccgcgttccaggtGTCTTCGCGCTCGAGCGTTTTGCTCATAATGTtgctcggcgcgatgtcgccaatctgcttcctcagagcatctctttccgcgagccatctgtcgtAAATAACaaatgtgtgttcagcgtcatcgcttggcgcttcgcagtatatgcattTGGGATCGCTTACTTTGCCCATCCCGTAAAGGTATCTCCGGGAGGAACTGAATTTAGCAGTAGCAGTAATttacttccccgaagttcctttcGACCCAAATGATGATGTGGACCAAATTGATGAAATGAGTtttgccgtccatctgccactcggttcagtgtctcatcggctttgccactGTTCCGCGACGCTAGTGACGACGTGTTTACTCTTGGAGTCCCACACATCCATTCGTTCCCGAgccatgaggtcgacgggtatctTCCCGCTGATCACAAAGACTGCAACGCCAGAGACAGTGTGGTACGCTGGGACAACTCTGAGTGCCGttgttcgttgcacagccttCAGTGCTTTGTGGTTTAGTGCATCTTCCCATACTCTGCTGCCGCACAGAAGAATTGAGTTTGATTAGAattcttttgctctgtgttggcccaccgattTTTGCCCATGATTTGCCGCTTTGGTAGCTgcatgccgtatctgggcccagaaaATAAGTCTGCAGTCAAGTTCAATACCCCAGTATATCACTACTTTTGGGTCACTAGGGACGAGTCGTTCAACggcatgctgacctcgagtggcgTGTAACCTCGTATCATCACGATGACTTTGGTcttatgtttggcgagttccaaCCCTTtgtcctcaagccatatttgcgtccttatcataacttggttcagcttcctccTAGCGTGCTCAGCGTCCCGGGCTGGTATTACCGCCGCTATATCGTAAGCGTATCCCACTAGATATGTAACTAGATCTCGTCGTAActcagattccagagatcgggACCGAGTATAGATCCTTGGGCTGTGCCAGACGTTACCGCTTTGTTTCCTGCCTATCTGGTGTGTCGTACAACAGTTTACGCTCACTCAGGTAGCTCTGGAGAATCCTTAGCAGGTATGCAggtattcgaaacctttctcGTAGTGCCCTTATAATGTCTCTCCATCGTAAGCTGTTAAAGGCGCTTCGTACATaaggtttcccattgcctgaggggggcgaccgctgttagaaaagcGTTTTCTATCACTATGGTGTTTCACGCatggaaattcgaacctacattcttcGGTTGAATGTcgagcagacgcacagaaagtgcgccgctgtctcatcctcctctccacattcTGGGTacagtgcactgtctgagatgcctaccttttcgatgtgcttcgcccatagaaagtggcgcctcatcagtccaaccagctgcctgcagccccttctgcttaattacaggaggatctgcgacagatGGTCAGACATGATGGGTAACATCTGTTTTGTCCAAAATCTTTAGTACACCGCGGTACATTCCTTATTCTTCTCTTTAAACCGCAAAacgtgtaaaaaaaatattgcaatcttaaatagaaaaattcggGCGTCTTTTCGCATAAGTTTGTCttgtaaattagaaaaaaatcgtaGAATTTTCGTATGCCTGCCGCTATAACTCGTATTTATTGTCCGATTTagcacaaatttaaaatatatattagcttCGGTTTCGGTTTTGTGGTTTGGTTTCGGCTTTGGGGTTTGCATTGGTTAATTTtcctataaaattaaatttttcttgacCAATAAATTAGGTTCGACCCCCAAACTGCCGAAGTAATAGCCAACAtgccattcatatttttaatatttctttcttcCTATGCAGCGCTATGCGGAAGACAAGGAAGCGCACATGCTGCGCGAATACGATCGCCTTAAATCCGAATATGATGCTTCGGTGGCCAAGATCGAAATCCGCATGAGGGAGGCATTGGAGGTAAAAAGTCGAGAGGTAGATGCCGCTACTGAATATCAATTAAATTAACCAAAAtaggatatatgtacatatttttttgcagaTGAAAGACGCTATTGCATCGATTGAGAAACGGCACGAATTAGGCTAtgacaaagaaaacaaaaggaaaaactaATTTGTTCTTTAAGGCAATGGATACGAAAATCATATATCGTacgtttattaataattttacttgTATGTTAGGTGAATCTACCGGTTTGTTAATTTGTTCTAGATTTACGAAATTGACTGCAATTTATTTAGAGAAAAGaaaggaaatataatataaaagaaacTTGTATAATTAATcaacaatttattgaatttataagTGCAAAACTTTTATGACTCAGCTTTTAGTAtagaattttatattgtaattatgCTCATTTAACATCGTTTTTAATCGTAAGAGCTACTAAGTaatacgtttccacgacagttggttgtggactgccacttcagcagcgttcctcgtatatgtatgggaaatgtttatgctgctacaacaacaacaacctactGAGTATTTAATAacttatttatatgcatatttgttatttttttaatttttgatgcaaaaatgttttccagcactcatttaatttttcgaGGCAATCATCGATTTCTGACTTTGTAATGCCCAAACCTGCGGCCATTGTTAAGTAGGCAGTTAGAGTATTTGAGTGGTGTGTGCCCCAAtctacaaaaaaaccaaaaatgttttaaattaatatgaaagGTAAACCAAGATCTTCCATAGAAAAGTTCATCATAAATATTCATCTGCTGTTCGGTGGCGGCATAAAACTTGAggtttctccatttgtggaaaaaaaatcactattcacgtcacaaataggaggcagagctcggccaaatacccaatagAGGGTGTAAACATCaacagttattattattattaagtcaAGAACTTATTCGTTAGCCATTTTACTTACTCACAAATGTATGCCCTTCAATTTCGCGCCTATCACCCACAACTACAACACGTGCACCGGAAATACCTCGTGTATATAACATTGAGCCGAACTTGGTTAGTTCAGCACCAGCGTCCTGCAATTGTTTTAAGCTTAAAGCCAGCGAAATTGGGTTGCCTTTCGTTTCAATCACCTGTTCTCCATGCCTCTCGGCAAATTCGAATAGACGCATGCGCAgataatcaaaatttatttttcgctcTTTCACTAGCTTCATATAACCCTCACGACCCAGTGACAACAGTGTCATCAATACATCAAGCGTTTGCGCCGATGAAGCGCGTCCTGGGTAAGCCTTTGCGACACTGTGCACCAGTTGTTCATTAAAACCAGCAATGATTGCACCGCCAACAGGCACCAATAAGTTTTTATCTGTGCTCTGCACAAACAAATCCAGGCGACCCAAGCGCTGTGCTTGCTCCAGCTGATGTGTGAGAAATGTACTTTGTAAGCCATATGCATTATTTACTAGATGTGGCACTGCATGTCGCGCAGCCAATTTTGCCACTTCAATGATATCATCACAATTACGTGGTGCAAAACAACTGGTTGTTGTGCAAAAACAAAGTATATTCTCTGCTCCTACGTCGTCCACTTTCTGCTCGAATGTGTGCAAATCGGTGGAAAGCGCGCCGTCGTTGTGGAGTTTCGGCTCGACAATCAATGGTGTGAGACCTGCTGTTATTATGCTTTTAAAGCATGATTTCTGATCGATGCGTGACCATAACACATATTTGGCTTTTGGTCGCTGTTTACCCAGTGTGAGTAGGCACAATAGCAGTGACATACCAGTAGCAAGCGGGGCGAGGAAACAACTGCGGCAGCTGCGCACACCCATTTCATGTATGAGATCAAGGAGCAGTGCGTTTGTTAAATTAGCCATTAGTGTTGAGCCAGCCGCTTTTGGTTGCGCTTCCAACAAATCGCCCGAACGTCCAATGCCATGGCCGAAATTATAATGGCGTCGTGCCACAAGCGCTAAATAAAGGtatattatttaaacattttaaaagtaaattatttgCTAACTCACGGCATACTATGCGTGCTTCGCGTTCACCCACTCCTGCCTTCTTGGGAAAATTGTTACTGTCCAGCGTTGACAGCTGTTGCACCAGCTCTTCGATGTGTTTATCCGTCCAACCGTGCACTGGCAACTTACGctgttaaataaatgttttttcatgAGTCACTTTAGATATTAAAGAAATTGCATATCTACCTTTCAAATCTTATCTATCTTACCTTCTGCAACAGCTCCTGCCGCTCTCTTTCCTTAACTTTTTGAGCATCTTCCGCCAAACGGAGGTAATTTGGAGGTACTAGCTTTTCActgatatttaagttttttaaatccaTTGAAAACTGCAGGAGGTATTTTTCTACTGCACCCAGGCTTGGTTCTTTTCTATTGTGCCGTTATCTATATAATGCATTTCGAGTTGAATTGTTTACATTTGAACAGCTGTTTACTTCACGTTTAGAGTGACCAGACGTAAACTTGTAGAAGGTGACGTTTAACTTTTGGTAGCCAATTCCGCGTCGTAGCGTAAAAGATTTAGAATAGAAGGGAATATTGcaaaaattcatttaagttgtttcaattttttatatttttgtaaaatgtttgGTCTTTTCCTTCATAAAACTTTCGCTTCCTGACTGGCGCTGTGACCATCCTAAAATGGCTGCGCAATTTGCAGATATCTGTGAAAATGAcggtgagcattctcagtttgtcCTTACGAATGCTTATTAGATGCTTAAAACTCTTTTGATTATACTCTCCCAATAAGCACTTCGCCTGACATAGCCCCACAGTTTGGTGTCAACTTACGCCTCGTTGCCCCAACTTTTCGCTTCTGAGCTATTAGTAATGAGGCTGCAGAATTTCTAGCAAATGCCTCCACCTGTGTCCTTGGGCTCATATAAGCCAGATTCGATTGTGCATTGCTAGTGTGTATATTTAATTTCTCCATGCACTCAAGCACTAATGAGGACTTAATCTTAAATCCGATGCCGAATCACACACTCCATACAAGGAAGTTATGAAAATTCTTCTTTGCTGGGGTGTTATTTTCCATTCGCTCAACGAGACATAGTCAGCGCAGCCGTTGAATTTTAATGCGCTTCACCATGTGCGCCGAGAGATGGTTCTGCTTTTAAATTGCCTATCCAGCCCAAATTGTCATGTAATATCGAAAAATGGTGACACACGCGAACACTTACTTTTCTTTCGTTACGTATCTTCGtacaaaaatgttcatcaagAAACAGCCCCTCTGGGCCAGAACCCTCTCTGATtagattttcaaattcaaaatggcaGATCCAGCATGGAGgacgaattttaaaaataattatcgtactttaaataaatttcgtaTAAGTGGACTTTGGGGACGTTTGTTAGGGAACTGaagttagtttttttaaattctaaaatatttaaagaaatgtaCCTATatacaagaaattaaaaaataaaaaataaaaagaattaaaaaaatgtataaagagaaaaatatataaaaagtactAAGAATTgaacaatatattaaataaaaaaataaatatattaatttaataaataatataaatttaataattaatataaatataagcaatatacattttaaaaataatcctcgcattttacaataattaaacTTCGTATATAATACGCTATAGAGAATTTCTTTTTGcagagtttaatttttgattaatttttgagctgtgacagacaacattgttattgccacaaatttatgtatttatatatttaaatgaagtcttgtataaattattgaaattgcaatatttataaacaaataaagaattactacttACTAATATAGGAATTTTGGGACCACTCGTTGTGAATCCTAAGTTAGTTTTCtaaattctaaaatattaaaaaaattgtaaaaattaaaaaagtgataataaaaaaatgtataaaaaaatacatacaagaaaataaaaaaaaaatgtcaaaataaaaagaattaaaaaaaatgtataaagttgaaataaagaataaataaaatttagaaaaatctattaaaaaagttaattacttaaaaattaaaaaaggttcCAAAAATAGTATTACTGTAGTCCTTGGAAACTATATTTGTTGTGGGCGAACTGCAGGCGATACAAGACAAACAAAACTGGCTTcggatttttaattaaatagccAAGAGTCCAAAAAGTTGCAAAAAGTGGCCTGAATTTTTTATAGTGTATAGTCCAAGAAACAAAATAGTCctagttcaaaattaaaatcacttgaattttaaaaattgacatTCTATTGAAGTAAAAGAAAGCTTGTAACTACTTTTATATCTCAAATCCTAATGATATAATTAAtattcgtttctttctcgtactaaccggcgccagttggacactataagggaagccaagtccttctccacctgatctttccaacgcagaggaggtcttcctcttcctctgctaccaccatctggtaccgcatcgaatactttcaaagccg harbors:
- the LOC128871569 gene encoding golgin subfamily A member 6-like protein 22 isoform X2; the encoded protein is MSLFQGGESIQVNTSIDRAAEEEALADQRRHKEELCNLLQNAFDDLEADETTVDSTTNFQTHLSDEHPPQPTHGIHQMPTNNKHPTHLPPVAFEAEIHRLKMLLESQTRESEHFKKLASEEQNKRDELQKRLCIAEAELDRALASKKSTHELLVECKEKCSNLENNISKLREEKKFLENEHNIVLGKLETAQMLLGDVQAKYDMVERNLGKNSQRNAELQRKHMQERHRAEIEVMQQQMEQLSCKFDRKVSELESMHARYQALQSSHENMLVEKASKINDLNNALSEAQRTCEEFRARHDYQQENMRLQKFIASLQEQIKSMEKTIASLNERLEYTTAELDVMDSVLHHHNLEDTPSRLSQTQGKVVGSTPLTTTDRLGSLKEELYRALANIKGKREEIRRLQQSLDEKTTENRALREEENKALVQITTLKETNARLENRLKLLEQEYEELQHKSMANLNNTSHRADIEALQQQLKTEKQALREQCERLETECKNHEIERKKLDLQLRNVEVDLEELKQEHESMKMNYEQIMKENQNLRSRTTADKMRLDLEKHKFLLKDAQAECDRLKNLYIEISNAKEALRYEVDKLRHTDNMKELQEQREKVANLQRALQLAEVKSSELAKILETEKVCHERDVKELKERFEKEKAANFQAAKADNSNNCSKCIDYMSEITKFEIQNLKLSNINSINKKEIDDLTQQLNESKAIIAELNEKLKLTEQQEALIGELKTKAARFEEYVKSQSSASEPSPRKQTSSDEKGVNTEECKRLPSNEVKQIESRIRDEMAKLFASEIKRFQIKMHQTEEKNLCLQREYQLTTNDLQQSQTEVELLKQAILAEREHVEEILKQKDAAAHEMIEKQTAILHKCREELLAKNQRVGQLSKELEERQVQIEAERKSMKAVMSQWEEQRKHADAIESEWKDKVESLARTHEKALAAWQKKYNSAKHTAANYKRYAEDKEAHMLREYDRLKSEYDASVAKIEIRMREALEMKDAIASIEKRHELGYDKENKRKN
- the LOC128871569 gene encoding golgin subfamily A member 6-like protein 24 isoform X1, yielding MSLFQGGESIQVNTSIDRAAEEEALADQRRHKEELCNLLQNAFDDLEADETTVDSTTNFQTHLSDEHPPQPTHGIHQMPTNNKHPTHLPPVAFEAEIHRLKMLLESQTRESEHFKKLASEEQNKRDELQKRLCIAEAELDRALASKKSTHELLVECKEKCSNLENNISKLREEKKFLENEHNIVLGKLETAQMLLGDVQAKYDMVERNLGKNSQRNAELQRKHMQERHRAEIEVMQQQMEQLSCKFDRKVSELESMHARYQALQSSHENMLVEKASKINDLNNALSEAQRTCEEFRARHDYQQENMRLQKFIASLQEQIKSMEKTIASLNERLEYTTAELDVMDSVLHHHNLEDTPSRLSQTQGKVVGSTPLTTTDRLGSLKEELYRALANIKGKREEIRRLQQSLDEKTTENRALREEENKALVQITTLKETNARLENRLKLLEQEYEELQHKSMANLNNTSHRADIEALQQQLKTEKQALREQCERLETECKNHEIERKKLDLQLRNVEVDLEELKQEHESMKMNYEQIMKENQNLRSRTTADKMRLDLEKHKFLLKDAQAECDRLKNLYIEISNAKEALRYEVDKLRHTDNMKELQEQREKVANLQRALQLAEVKSSELAKILETEKVCHERDVKELKERFEKEKAANFQAAKADNSNNCSKCIDYMSEITKFEIQNLKLSNINSINKKEIDDLTQQLNESKAIIAELNEKLKLTEQQEALIGELKTKAARFEEYVKSQSSASEPSPRKQTSSDEKGVNTEECKRLPSNEVKQIESRIRDEMAKLFASEIKRFQIKMHQTEEKNLCLQREYQLTTNDLQQSQTEVELLKQAILAEREHVEEILKQKDAAAHEMIEKQTAILHKCREELLAKNQRVGQLSKELEERQVQIEAERKSMKAVMSQWEEQRKHADAIESEWKDKVESLARTHEKALAAWQKKYNSAKHTAANYKRYAEDKEAHMLREYDRLKSEYDASVAKIEIRMREALEVKSREMKDAIASIEKRHELGYDKENKRKN
- the LOC128871570 gene encoding O-phosphoseryl-tRNA(Sec) selenium transferase isoform X1, with the translated sequence MDLKNLNISEKLVPPNYLRLAEDAQKVKERERQELLQKRKLPVHGWTDKHIEELVQQLSTLDSNNFPKKAGVGEREARIVCPLVARRHYNFGHGIGRSGDLLEAQPKAAGSTLMANLTNALLLDLIHEMGVRSCRSCFLAPLATGMSLLLCLLTLGKQRPKAKYVLWSRIDQKSCFKSIITAGLTPLIVEPKLHNDGALSTDLHTFEQKVDDVGAENILCFCTTTSCFAPRNCDDIIEVAKLAARHAVPHLVNNAYGLQSTFLTHQLEQAQRLGRLDLFVQSTDKNLLVPVGGAIIAGFNEQLVHSVAKAYPGRASSAQTLDVLMTLLSLGREGYMKLVKERKINFDYLRMRLFEFAERHGEQVIETKGNPISLALSLKQLQDAGAELTKFGSMLYTRGISGARVVVVGDRREIEGHTFVNWGTHHSNTLTAYLTMAAGLGITKSEIDDCLEKLNECWKTFLHQKLKK
- the LOC128871570 gene encoding O-phosphoseryl-tRNA(Sec) selenium transferase isoform X3, with translation MDLKNLNISEKLVPPNYLRLAEDAQKVKERERQELLQKRKLPVHGWTDKHIEELVQQLSTLDSNNFPKKAGVGEREARIVCPLVARRHYNFGHGIGRSGDLLEAQPKAAGSTLMANLTNALLLDLIHEMGVRSCRSCFLAPLATGMSLLLCLLTLGKQRPKAKYVLWSRIDQKSCFKSIITAGLTPLIVEPKLHNDGALSTDLHTFEQKVDDVGAENILCFCTTTSCFAPRNCDDIIEVAKLAARHAVPHLVNNAYGLQSTFLTHQLEQAQRLGRLDLFVQSTDKNLLVPVGGAIIAGFNEQLVHSVAKAYPGRASSAQTLDVLMTLLSLGREGYMKLVKERKINFDYLRMRLFEFAERHGEQVIETKGNPISLALSLKQLQDAGAELTKFGSMLYTRDWGTHHSNTLTAYLTMAAGLGITKSEIDDCLEKLNECWKTFLHQKLKK
- the LOC128871570 gene encoding O-phosphoseryl-tRNA(Sec) selenium transferase isoform X2; amino-acid sequence: MDLKNLNISEKLVPPNYLRLAEDAQKVKERERQELLQKRKLPVHGWTDKHIEELVQQLSTLDSNNFPKKAGVGEREARIVCPLVARRHYNFGHGIGRSGDLLEAQPKAAGSTLMANLTNALLLDLIHEMGVRSCRSCFLAPLATGMSLLLCLLTLGKQRPKAKYVLWSRIDQKSCFKSIITAGLTPLIVEPKLHNDGALSTDLHTFEQKVDDVGAENILCFCTTTSCFAPRNCDDIIEVAKLAARHAVPHLVNNAYGLQSTFLTHQLEQAQRLGRLDLFVQSTDKNLLVPVGGAIIAGFNEQLVHSVAKAYPGRASSAQTLDVLMTLLSLGREGYMKLVKERKINFDYLRMRLFEFAERHGEQDAGAELTKFGSMLYTRGISGARVVVVGDRREIEGHTFVNWGTHHSNTLTAYLTMAAGLGITKSEIDDCLEKLNECWKTFLHQKLKK